DNA sequence from the Sediminibacillus dalangtanensis genome:
CGTCTTCAAAGTTAAATTCGGCAGGAAAATGAACAATTGCAATCCCGTTGCTTTTATCAATTTCAAAGGTAACCCCTTGTAAAAGATTCGGCGGGAGACTGATAGCTTCAGGATCGAGCCGTTCATCTAACTGATTTAAAGTGCTTTGGATACTTTCACTTGTATTTTCTGTTTGATAAGTCAATGGCACAAGATAACCGTTTCCTTCAATCGGTATGGAGACATCTAATGTCGTTGTCCTGTCGGTATTGGTATAGACAGCTTTACTGACTGGTTCTTCTGCTTCATTTACTATCGCTCCCTCATCTGCAGACTCGGATCGTTCAGCAGGGAGACCGGAATCGGATTGTGATCCCTCTTCCATTACTTTGGCCTCTTCGGTGTCCACAGCTTCATTCGAGTAAGTATCGGCAGCGTCTTCCTGTGAAGTAAAGTGATCGATACGCATTGCGCTTTGGCCTATTACTGCGATTAACACAAGTACCGCCAAAGTAGCCAGGGAGGGAATCAACCATGATTTCCAGGACCTTTTGTTTTTTCTGTCTGTTTCTTCCTGTAAACCTTCCACAACCTTTTGATACAATTCATTTTCCGGCCGCTTATCCTGTATAACAGGCAACTTTCTCAAGTTTTCCTCTACACGTTGATTATTCCATCCTTTTTTCACTGTATATCCCCCTCCTCTCCGTATTCCTGCTGTAGTAGCTGTCGCAATGCCTTGATGGCTCTATGTTGCGTTGTCTTCACTTTGCTAATACTCCAACCGAGCGTTTCTGCTGTTTCCTTTAAAGAAAATGATTGAATATACCGTAAAATGATAACACTTTTTTGATCCAGACTACATTTATCGAGACAGTGATAAATCTGTCTCATTTCTTCATTTTGCTCAGCTATTTCTTCCGGAAGAATGGATTGGTCTTCCAATTGTTCTCCTCGTTCTCCCCAATCAAAAAAATCAAGGATCCGCTTTCGTTTATTCGACTGTTTTCGGAAATAATCGATTGCTACGTGCCTGGCTATGGAAAAAAGCCACGTTTTTTCGCTGCTTTCTCCTTTGAATGTGTGAATGGACTTCAATACTTTTATATAAACTTCCTGGACGAGGTCTTCTGCTTGCTCCTTATCCTTTGTCATATATATTAAAAATTGGTATAAATCCTGATGATATTTTTTGTACAAATCCTGAAAAACGGCTCTCATGCCAGATCCCCCGTTCACTATATTGTCGGAGTGCGAAGCAAAAAGGTTACAATGAAGGAACATTTTTGTCAATCGCTTCTATTATAACTTTATTTATTGCTTTCTTTTAGGGGTAAACCAAAAAAATACCAGCTATTTACTAGCTGGTATTTTTCCATATTCTGAATTACGGAGATATTTTGTGAAAATCCTGGAGAATACCGGGAACAAAATCGCCATAAAAATTCCGTTGCCTACTGCATGATAAGTATCAAACGGCAAACCCAAAAGGTAATAGGAAAGAAAATTCCCCGCCACTGAGAAGGTTGCCAATGACACAATCAGTCCGTAAAGATAGCCGCACATAACGGCAAAAACAATCATCACCGGCAGCGGAATATCCCTCCAGTATTTCCCGATCAATCCGCTCATCAACCCGATTAATGCCCAGCCAACTATTTGCCAGATAGTCCAAAGCCCCATACCGAGGAATAAATTGGAAAGATAAGTAGTCAATCCAGCAAGCAATACTCCGGATAGAGGACCTAAAAAGAAACCACAAATAATGATCAAGGCAGTCACCGGCTGTACATTGGGAAGAAACTGAAAGGTATATCTGCCCACGACAGCCAAAGCTGCGAGAACTGCAATTAGAGTGAGTTTATAGGTATTCACTCATATCATTCCATGGCATGCAAATCGAACGTGACTTCATCTTCCGGGCTTAGTTCATACTCGTTTGCACCAACCTCGGCCATTTCTCCATTGACGGTGTACATCCAGTATTTCCCTTCCTCTTCGTTTTGACTGACACCTTCGATGGAAGTAATAAAGCCATCCGCTTCTTCTACTTCGAAGTTTTCTTTCATCACATCAAGTAAAATAGCCCCTTCTTCGATTTCAACTTCTTTTTCAGTGATGACATTTTCCCCTTCATCCTCTGAAATGGTGACCATCACCGCTTCTTGACTTTCTGATTCACCGGATTGCTCCGTTGTTTCCGCCGTCTCATTGTTCGACGAATCCTGCTCCGCACAGCCGGTCACGATACCAGCGGCAAATAACAAACTTAATAACGCGAATAAAAACTTCTTCATTTCTTCCAACCTCCCAATTATAATTTTCAGGGACAGGAAAAGTGCTATTTATGTACAAAAATAAAAGCTTATCCTCTGAGAAGATAAGCTAAAGAGACAAACCAGCTGTAATGGATGACAAACCACACACCGGCAGTCTCAAACACTCAATCCCCGAAGGTTTGAAACAGGCAACAACGGCAGGTCTACTGGCTCGTACATCTTTCTACTTAGGAACCTTCCCATGACTAAAAGCTCACAGTGGTTTTTCCTTTTCGTCCGTACTTACAGTTGCGAGGACAGCTCTGGTTTTTCACCAGATTCCCTTTTCAGCCTGCCAGACGGCAAAACCGACTGAAAGGCACCGCAGTATTCTATTTGATTTCCAGAAATCATTTTATCATAGTTCCCTATAATTAGGAAGTTGTAATGTTACATAAGGAACAAGATTATTCCTCAAGTTTAACGATTATTCGATTTTTTTCGGAATCCGGAAGGTGAAGGTTGTCCCTTCTTCTACTTTGCTTTGGACAGTCAGCGAACCCTGGTGCGCTTCCATGATGTTTTTTGCAATTGCCAGTCCTAAACCAGTTCCCGTCTTACTGTTTTCTCTTTTTCTTGATTTGTCTGCTTTATAAAATCGTTCAAAAACAAAAGGCAAATCGTCGGCAGGAATACCTGCTCCTTCATCCATGATTGAGCAAACCACTTCTTTTTCTTCCTCGGCGAGAATAATTCTGACCTTTCCGCCTGCAAATGAATGCTTAATCGCATTATCAATCAGGTTCGTAAAAACTTGTTCGATTTTGTCCGGATCGAATGTGAGTTGTGTTACCTGAAGATTATTTTCCAGAGACAGAGAAACAGCTTTATCATGTGCCATGCCACTGAATTTTTTGACAATCCGATCTAAAAACGGCTCCATATCCACCGATTCCAATTCCAATTGTATATGGCCTGACTCCATTCTGGCCAAGTCGAGCAGTTCGTTTACAAGCCGGCCAATGCGAAGCGATTCCTCATGGATGATCCCCGCAAGCTCATTTTTTTCTTCCTTACTTTCCGCAATATTGTCAACTATTGCTTCACTATAACCTTGTAGAAGAGAAATCGGCGTTCGCAGTTCATGGGAAACGTTGGCAATAAAGTCTTTCCGTAGTTTATCAAGACGTCTTTCATCTGTCACATCCCGAAATACTGCTACTGCTCCCCTGACATAGGACTGATCGTATAAAGGCGTCATGATCATCGCCCAGTTTCTTCCTTGTATCGAGATTTCCCGCATGACTTCCTTCTCTGTGGCAACGACTTCATCCAACGTTTCCATTAATTCTGTTGGCAAGTTTACTTCCTCTTCAGCAGAATCATTTTCATAATGCCAGTCTTTAAGAAACTTTTCGGAAGGTGGATTGGAAACCATAATGTTCCCTTTTCGGTTAAGGGTCAAGACTCCATCCGCCATGGAACTTAAGATGCTCGATACTTGTTCTTTTTCCTGCCTCAAAGCGTTGATATGGAACTTGAGCTGCCTTCCCATACGGTTGAATGCCATGGCCAGCTCTCCAATTTCATCGTGAGTCAGAATGGGTACTTTCGTATTGAATTCCCCTTTCGCCAACTCAAATGCTCCTTCTCGCATTTTTATCAAAGGAGATGTGATCCGCGAGGACAAAAAGAAAGCAAAAATGGTTGTAAGAATCAGAGCAACACCTGCAGCGAGCCAAATGATCCGTGTTGTGTGCCTGGATGTTTCTTTTAACACATTCAGTGATTGATAGACATAGACAGCGCCATTTTGATTTGGAAGCTTCGTACCAACAATAATTACCTTATTTTCGGTCCCTGGCAAGATCACTTGTTTTTTGACTTCTTCATCGTTATCGATTACGGATGATAAATCCTTTTCTGACATCAGCCAGTTATAGGATATATTCGGAAGGCTGTCATCCTTCTTGTCGGAAATCCAAAAATCCCCTTCACCAAATACGAGGGCTATCTTGCTCGAAGGATCTTTTACGCGTCTCGTTGTTTCATAAATCAAGCCCCTGTCATCGTAATGGTCTACCATGACAGAGACTTTCGTAGCTGTTTGCATCAAGTTTTGCTCTGCTTGATCTGTGTTATAGTTCTGGAAAAACTCCAGTAATAAAATAGTCAGAATCAACAAAACAAAGGAGACAAGCAGCAGGATAGTAAACCATAGCTTGAAAACCACACTACGCCAGAACATCAGTCGCCATCAACCTCGAACTTGTACCCGACTCCCCATACGGTTACGATCATTTTTGCAGCATCCACAGAAATTTTGTTAAGTTTTTCCCTTAATCGTTTCACATGAGTATCGACAGTACGTAAATCACCAAAAAATTCATACTTCCAAACTTCTTTCAACAGCTGCTCTCTGTCGAATACTTTGTCAGGAGACCTTGCCAGAAAATATAGCAACTCATATTCTTTTGGAGTCAGACTTACTTCTTTGCCATCTGCTTTGACCCGGTGTGCATCATTGTCAATGAACAAATGAGGGAATTCAATCAAATCTCTGGTCGTATGCTCCTCGGCTGAAAATGCCTTGGAGGTAGAACGCCGCAATAAAGCTTTGACTCGCAAAACGACTTCGCGCGGACTGAATGGTTTTACAATATAATCATCTGTTCCCACTTCAAAACCCTGAACCCGGTTTGCTTCCTCTCCTTTTGCAGTCAGCATGATGATCGGCGTATCCTTCTGCTCTCTTATATCTTTGCAAACCTCGATTCCGTCTTTGCCTGGAAGCATGATGTCCAACAAAATCAAGTCATAGTCATTTTCAAGTGCCAGTTGCAGACCGAACTCACCATCCTCTGCTTCTTCCACCAGGTAATTTTCCCTTTCCAGATACATTCGGATCAGCCGACGAATTCTTTCTTCATCTTCTACTACTAAAATTTTTTCATTACTGACCATGCAATCCGCCCCTCAATTATATTCTAGCTTCTATCATACCGCTATTACGCATAGGAGTGAAGACCGGCGATAATCAAGTTGACAGCAACCAGATTAAACATGATGATTGCGAATCCCCCAACTGCCAGCCATGCAGATTTTTCACCGTGCCAGCCTCGGGATAAACGTAAATGCAGAAAGGCTGCATAGAAAAACCAGGTGATCAAGGCCCAAACTTCTTTTGGATCCCAACCCCAGAAACGGTCCCACGCCTGTTGTGCCCAAATCATGGCAAAGATCAAAGCCCCCAGAGTAAATACCGGAAAACCGATAGCTACTGCTCGGTAAGAAATTTCATCCACTAAATCAGGATTTGCCCGTTTCAATAATGGCTGAATGGCCGCTGCAATCCGTTTCCTTAACATCAATCTGGCTAATAAATACAGAACTGCCCCAGTCAGGACCGACCAGATCAATGTATTAAATTTCCTGGCAGCATTTTCACCATGCATCCAACCAGGTGCTTCAAACCATGGTTGCATGACCCCTTCTGTCTGCAACTCTCCGTCATTTGGTCCCGTGATTGCAGGAAGCTGATACTCCACGGTAATTTCTTGTCCTTCGACCGGAAATTGAAATGCTGCACTATAGTGAAAAGCGCTGAATAAGGAGGAAATAATCACAAAACCCAATGTGGAAAAAACCGCATACATGACTACTTCCAGCCAGGTGGTCCGTTTACTTCGTTGTGTTTGGTCGATTTGCCTTATTAAATAAATCAGTCCCGCTGCAAAACTTACTGCCAATATCGCTTCCCCGGTTGCCGCTGTTGTTACATGTATGTACAACCAATGACTCTTCAGCGAAGGAATCAGCGGTGATATTTCCCGCGGGAACATACTTGCGTATGCAATAATCAATAAAGCAACAGGTAATGTGAATAGTCCTAGCAGATTCAATCGGTAAATAAAATAGATGATGATAAAGGCAAAGACGAGCATCATGCCAAAAAAGGTGGTGAATTCAAATAAATTACTTACCGGTGCATGCTGACTTGCAATCCACCGTGTAATAAAATAGCCTATTTGTGTCAAAAAACCGATGATGGTGATGGTAATGGCTACTTTACCTAACATGCCATTGCCTTTATCCGTACGTTTATCACGAATTGTCCCTGCAAACACGAAAGTCGCCACTAAATATAAAATAAAAGCAAAATAAAGCAGCGCACTGCTTACCTGAGTCAAATCTCCCATCGTTCTCCTCCTTCCACCGTTTGTGTACCAAACGGGGTTATTGCTTGAGTTCCTGTTGATCCTCTACCATGTTCAATTCAGTTCCCTCGATCGCTTTCTCAATTTCACGCTTAATTCCATACCAGTTTTTGTTCGTATGGGCAGCCAGCATCACTCCTGAATCGCTTGGATGGATCCAAACTCTGCGGTGCTGCCAGTACATGCCCTGGATGACCCCAATCATGAAAATTAGACCACCAAGTGCGATGATAGGAAGGGTATAGTCTCGTTTAAGTGTTAGTCCGGTTACATCGCGTACTTCGAAATTCTGCAATCCTACTTTATAGTCATTTTCTCCCGATGCATCGACGTTTCGCCCGATTCCTGCAAAGCTAACTTCAGGTGTGTCCTCCCCTGGAGGATACACGAAAAAGACAAAGGCCGGATTTCTTGGATACTTGGATTGAGATGCAGGTGTTCCGTCGTCCATGTAGTATTCAGGGAAGTATTGGTCAATGACCACACGGAATCCATTATCGAGTTCATATTCGTATTCTGGGTCCATCAAATTGACAGTAAAGCTGGCTAGTGCCTCTTCTGCTTCATCGTCTGTTTCATGGATTTTAAATGTCATAGATTTAAATTCATCAAGCTGATAACTCGATTGGTAAAGAGCATAACCGTCGAACTTCAAAGGTTTGTTTACTTGGATACTGCCTTCCTTTACCTTCTCCAATTCTGGGTCTTCTCCTGTGACAGCTTCCCCGGATGCTTTATAGATGACTGCATCTGTCTGGTAGTTACTCGGTACAGCACCACCCTGTTTTTGGATCGCTTCCTGATACCGTTCATCGTTTTCATCATACGTTTCCATGATGAAATCTTTGTTCTCCACGTAATATTGCTGGTCTGTTTCCGGGACAACCGCTGTTTCTCCTTCCCGTACCCATACATAATCGTCTATGTACATGAATGGGATAAAACGCATAAGTGCACCTATCAAAAATACAATCAAGCCAATATGATTGACATACGGTCCCCATCTGGAAAAACGACCTTTTTCAGCCAGTATGTGACCGTCTTGTTCCTTGATTTTATACCGCTGTTTTTTCAACTGGTCTTTCACATGATTTATAGCTTGGTTGGATATGTTTTCCGTCTCGCTAAACAACCGTTGTTTCTGCAAAAATGCTTTGTGCCGCTTCGGTTTCTGCATTTTCAAAGCCCTGCGGAGCGGAACATAACGATCAATGCTGGCAATGATGATTGACGTGCCGATCATCGCGATTAAAATCATATACCACCAGGAGCTGTATAAGTTATGCAGACCTAATTGATAATAAATTTTTCCTAGTATTCCGTACTGATCGGCATAGTGCTGTGCCGGGTCCACATTCGGCGGTATATACATTTCCTGAGGAAAGATGGTTCCGACCGCCGAAGCAATCAACGTTATGACGATTAACGTCACCCCTACTTTCACCGAAGAAAAGAAATTCCATATTTTATCAATCACCGACTTATTGTAGGTTTGTGACCTTCTTGCACTGCCCTCGTACCGCATGTTCAGTAGTTTTCCAGGTTTATTGCCATCGATATG
Encoded proteins:
- a CDS encoding ATP-binding protein; amino-acid sequence: MFWRSVVFKLWFTILLLVSFVLLILTILLLEFFQNYNTDQAEQNLMQTATKVSVMVDHYDDRGLIYETTRRVKDPSSKIALVFGEGDFWISDKKDDSLPNISYNWLMSEKDLSSVIDNDEEVKKQVILPGTENKVIIVGTKLPNQNGAVYVYQSLNVLKETSRHTTRIIWLAAGVALILTTIFAFFLSSRITSPLIKMREGAFELAKGEFNTKVPILTHDEIGELAMAFNRMGRQLKFHINALRQEKEQVSSILSSMADGVLTLNRKGNIMVSNPPSEKFLKDWHYENDSAEEEVNLPTELMETLDEVVATEKEVMREISIQGRNWAMIMTPLYDQSYVRGAVAVFRDVTDERRLDKLRKDFIANVSHELRTPISLLQGYSEAIVDNIAESKEEKNELAGIIHEESLRIGRLVNELLDLARMESGHIQLELESVDMEPFLDRIVKKFSGMAHDKAVSLSLENNLQVTQLTFDPDKIEQVFTNLIDNAIKHSFAGGKVRIILAEEEKEVVCSIMDEGAGIPADDLPFVFERFYKADKSRKRENSKTGTGLGLAIAKNIMEAHQGSLTVQSKVEEGTTFTFRIPKKIE
- the ccsB gene encoding c-type cytochrome biogenesis protein CcsB — encoded protein: MGDLTQVSSALLYFAFILYLVATFVFAGTIRDKRTDKGNGMLGKVAITITIIGFLTQIGYFITRWIASQHAPVSNLFEFTTFFGMMLVFAFIIIYFIYRLNLLGLFTLPVALLIIAYASMFPREISPLIPSLKSHWLYIHVTTAATGEAILAVSFAAGLIYLIRQIDQTQRSKRTTWLEVVMYAVFSTLGFVIISSLFSAFHYSAAFQFPVEGQEITVEYQLPAITGPNDGELQTEGVMQPWFEAPGWMHGENAARKFNTLIWSVLTGAVLYLLARLMLRKRIAAAIQPLLKRANPDLVDEISYRAVAIGFPVFTLGALIFAMIWAQQAWDRFWGWDPKEVWALITWFFYAAFLHLRLSRGWHGEKSAWLAVGGFAIIMFNLVAVNLIIAGLHSYA
- the resB gene encoding cytochrome c biogenesis protein ResB, giving the protein MKRITCESCGHVNPEGTVLCEACGKPIEKNQHIDGNKPGKLLNMRYEGSARRSQTYNKSVIDKIWNFFSSVKVGVTLIVITLIASAVGTIFPQEMYIPPNVDPAQHYADQYGILGKIYYQLGLHNLYSSWWYMILIAMIGTSIIIASIDRYVPLRRALKMQKPKRHKAFLQKQRLFSETENISNQAINHVKDQLKKQRYKIKEQDGHILAEKGRFSRWGPYVNHIGLIVFLIGALMRFIPFMYIDDYVWVREGETAVVPETDQQYYVENKDFIMETYDENDERYQEAIQKQGGAVPSNYQTDAVIYKASGEAVTGEDPELEKVKEGSIQVNKPLKFDGYALYQSSYQLDEFKSMTFKIHETDDEAEEALASFTVNLMDPEYEYELDNGFRVVIDQYFPEYYMDDGTPASQSKYPRNPAFVFFVYPPGEDTPEVSFAGIGRNVDASGENDYKVGLQNFEVRDVTGLTLKRDYTLPIIALGGLIFMIGVIQGMYWQHRRVWIHPSDSGVMLAAHTNKNWYGIKREIEKAIEGTELNMVEDQQELKQ
- the sigX gene encoding RNA polymerase sigma factor SigX is translated as MRAVFQDLYKKYHQDLYQFLIYMTKDKEQAEDLVQEVYIKVLKSIHTFKGESSEKTWLFSIARHVAIDYFRKQSNKRKRILDFFDWGERGEQLEDQSILPEEIAEQNEEMRQIYHCLDKCSLDQKSVIILRYIQSFSLKETAETLGWSISKVKTTQHRAIKALRQLLQQEYGEEGDIQ
- a CDS encoding response regulator transcription factor, whose protein sequence is MVSNEKILVVEDEERIRRLIRMYLERENYLVEEAEDGEFGLQLALENDYDLILLDIMLPGKDGIEVCKDIREQKDTPIIMLTAKGEEANRVQGFEVGTDDYIVKPFSPREVVLRVKALLRRSTSKAFSAEEHTTRDLIEFPHLFIDNDAHRVKADGKEVSLTPKEYELLYFLARSPDKVFDREQLLKEVWKYEFFGDLRTVDTHVKRLREKLNKISVDAAKMIVTVWGVGYKFEVDGD
- a CDS encoding ECF transporter S component; this encodes MNTYKLTLIAVLAALAVVGRYTFQFLPNVQPVTALIIICGFFLGPLSGVLLAGLTTYLSNLFLGMGLWTIWQIVGWALIGLMSGLIGKYWRDIPLPVMIVFAVMCGYLYGLIVSLATFSVAGNFLSYYLLGLPFDTYHAVGNGIFMAILFPVFSRIFTKYLRNSEYGKIPASK
- a CDS encoding DUF4430 domain-containing protein, which codes for MKKFLFALLSLLFAAGIVTGCAEQDSSNNETAETTEQSGESESQEAVMVTISEDEGENVITEKEVEIEEGAILLDVMKENFEVEEADGFITSIEGVSQNEEEGKYWMYTVNGEMAEVGANEYELSPEDEVTFDLHAME